A genomic stretch from Alphaproteobacteria bacterium includes:
- a CDS encoding DEAD/DEAH box helicase yields the protein MKFTDLDLSEDVLRAVADAGYESPTPIQAQAIPQVLMGRDILGCAQTGTGKTASFTLPMIDILASGKAKARMPRSLILEPTRELAAQVAENFAVYGKYHKLSTALLIGGESMGDQQRILMRGVDVLIATPGRLLDLFDRGNILMSDVKLLVIDEADRMLDMGFMPDVESIVAKLPWTRQTLFFSATMPKEIRRLADKFLTNPKEIMVSAPATTADTVSQYILRTSLKEKREALHTLLRTEQVKSALVFCNRKRDIAAVAQSLTRHGFSAGSLHGDLPQSVRMDTLDKFKRGEITILVASDVAARGLDIDDVSHVVNFDVPHHADDYVHRIGRTGRAGRSGRAFMLVTPEDGKALTAIEKLIKKNLVPLQVEGVSAPAERSPDAGDEATKKPSRSRKGASKRDGRKDAGKETSKDTDEESPRGGGDTRANDDKRRAQAKSAPDTDGKGEDRQDRDEPVRGLGDHTPAFLLRPVRRTA from the coding sequence ATGAAGTTTACAGACCTCGATTTAAGCGAAGACGTTCTCCGCGCCGTTGCGGACGCGGGATACGAAAGCCCAACACCCATTCAGGCGCAGGCAATTCCCCAGGTTCTGATGGGCCGAGACATTCTCGGCTGTGCCCAGACCGGGACAGGCAAGACCGCCTCCTTCACCCTGCCGATGATTGACATCCTGGCCTCCGGCAAGGCCAAGGCCCGAATGCCCCGCTCCCTCATCCTCGAGCCGACGCGGGAGCTGGCGGCCCAGGTGGCGGAAAATTTCGCCGTTTACGGGAAATACCACAAACTCTCCACGGCGCTGCTGATCGGCGGCGAATCGATGGGCGACCAGCAGCGGATCCTCATGCGGGGCGTGGATGTTCTGATCGCCACGCCGGGACGCCTCCTGGATCTCTTCGACCGCGGCAATATCCTCATGTCGGACGTCAAGCTTCTCGTCATCGACGAGGCGGACAGGATGCTCGACATGGGCTTCATGCCCGATGTGGAAAGCATCGTCGCCAAGCTGCCCTGGACGCGGCAGACGCTTTTTTTCTCGGCCACCATGCCAAAGGAAATCCGCCGGCTGGCCGATAAGTTCCTGACCAATCCCAAGGAAATCATGGTCTCGGCGCCCGCGACCACGGCGGATACCGTCAGCCAGTACATTCTGCGCACGTCCCTGAAGGAGAAGCGTGAGGCCCTTCATACGCTGCTCCGTACGGAGCAAGTCAAGAGCGCCCTCGTCTTCTGCAACCGCAAGCGCGATATCGCGGCCGTGGCACAATCGCTGACACGTCATGGCTTCAGCGCCGGCAGCCTGCATGGCGATTTGCCGCAGTCGGTGCGCATGGACACGCTGGACAAGTTCAAACGCGGCGAAATTACCATCCTCGTGGCCAGTGATGTCGCCGCGCGCGGACTCGATATCGACGACGTCAGCCATGTCGTCAATTTCGACGTCCCGCACCACGCCGATGACTACGTTCACCGGATCGGGCGCACCGGACGGGCGGGACGCAGCGGGCGGGCCTTCATGCTGGTAACGCCCGAGGATGGCAAGGCGCTGACGGCCATCGAGAAATTGATCAAGAAAAACCTGGTGCCACTGCAGGTCGAAGGCGTCAGCGCCCCGGCGGAGAGAAGCCCCGACGCGGGCGACGAAGCGACGAAAAAACCATCCCGCAGCCGGAAGGGTGCAAGCAAGCGCGACGGCAGGAAAGACGCGGGCAAAGAAACCAGCAAAGACACCGATGAGGAAAGCCCGCGCGGCGGCGGCGATACCCGCGCCAACGACGACAAACGGCGCGCGCAGGCAAAATCCGCGCCTGACACCGACGGTAAGGGCGAAGACCGGCAGGACCGGGACGAGCCCGTGCGCGGCCTGGGCGACCATACGCCGGCATTTCTGCTGCGCCCGGTCCGGCGGACCGCCTGA
- a CDS encoding hydrolase, producing the protein MKLNADNSAHLAIDLQERLLPAMAAPGAVIQNVERLIKGARFLGVPQLASVHYPRGLGPLVTHLEELLRADEAMEKIAFSCMGDDGIARRVRELGRLQVILSGIEAHICVLQTALDLKALGYHVFVVSDAVSSRTEASKAAALDRLRGEDVAIVTTEMVLFEWLGKAGSPEFKKISALVK; encoded by the coding sequence ATGAAGCTGAACGCCGACAACTCGGCGCATCTCGCGATCGATCTACAGGAGCGGTTGCTGCCGGCCATGGCGGCGCCGGGTGCCGTCATCCAGAATGTGGAACGGTTGATCAAGGGAGCTCGGTTCCTCGGCGTGCCGCAACTCGCATCCGTCCATTATCCCAGGGGGCTCGGCCCGCTGGTCACCCATCTGGAGGAGTTGTTGCGGGCCGACGAGGCGATGGAAAAAATCGCTTTCTCGTGCATGGGCGATGACGGAATCGCCCGGCGGGTCCGCGAGCTTGGCCGGCTGCAGGTCATCCTCTCTGGTATCGAGGCCCATATCTGCGTGCTGCAGACGGCCCTCGATCTCAAGGCTTTGGGCTACCACGTCTTCGTCGTGAGTGATGCCGTCAGCTCGCGGACGGAAGCAAGCAAGGCGGCCGCGCTGGACCGGCTGCGGGGCGAGGATGTGGCGATCGTTACGACGGAAATGGTGCTTTTCGAGTGGCTGGGCAAGGCCGGCAGCCCCGAGTTCAAAAAAATTTCCGCGCTCGTGAAGTAG
- a CDS encoding alpha/beta fold hydrolase, which translates to MTNRVPLILLPGLLCDEALYAHQTTHLADMADMRVADLTRHDSIEEMARAVLDAAPDRFSLLGLSMGGYVAQHVALMAPDRVARLALLDTNARSDNDEQRARRRGLIELAQKGQFKGVTDRLLPLLVHDRHLENTQVVETVKAMAQHVGKEAFLRQQAALLGRADQRDRLGEIRCPTLVLCGREDKLSPVKVHAEMHRLLPISKLVVVEDCGHLPPLEQPVATTAVLRYWLQEIAGMDRAGD; encoded by the coding sequence ATGACCAACCGCGTTCCTCTCATCCTGCTGCCGGGCCTCCTGTGCGACGAGGCGCTTTACGCGCATCAGACCACCCATCTGGCCGACATGGCCGATATGCGCGTGGCGGATCTGACCCGGCACGATTCGATCGAGGAAATGGCGCGGGCGGTGCTTGATGCGGCGCCCGACCGTTTCTCTCTCCTTGGGCTTTCCATGGGCGGCTATGTGGCGCAGCACGTGGCGCTGATGGCGCCTGACAGGGTCGCGCGCCTTGCCCTTCTCGACACCAACGCGCGCAGCGATAACGACGAGCAACGCGCGCGCCGGCGCGGCCTGATCGAGCTCGCCCAGAAGGGACAGTTCAAAGGCGTTACGGACAGGCTGCTCCCGCTCCTGGTGCATGACCGGCACCTGGAAAACACGCAGGTGGTCGAAACCGTAAAGGCGATGGCACAGCATGTCGGCAAGGAGGCGTTTCTGCGTCAGCAGGCAGCGCTCCTCGGACGGGCCGACCAGCGCGACCGGCTCGGGGAGATCCGGTGCCCGACCCTCGTCCTTTGCGGGCGCGAGGATAAGCTCTCGCCGGTCAAGGTGCACGCCGAGATGCATCGGCTTCTGCCCATATCGAAGCTGGTTGTCGTCGAGGATTGCGGGCATCTGCCGCCGCTGGAGCAGCCCGTCGCGACCACGGCGGTACTGCGCTACTGGCTGCAGGAAATCGCCGGCATGGATCGGGCGGGAGACTGA
- a CDS encoding MAPEG family protein, giving the protein MEEALSNAVSSATAVMPSITAFYAALLGLLIVILSFRVVRGRESKNILVGDGGDQEMMLRIRCHGNLIENAPIAIILIGFVEVQDWTSWVVHLLGAGFFIARLLHAHGLGTGTMPTRVAGTVGTWATIAGASILILYDYAVAYMS; this is encoded by the coding sequence ATGGAAGAAGCTTTGTCCAACGCCGTCTCGTCGGCCACCGCGGTGATGCCGTCTATCACGGCATTTTACGCGGCCTTGCTGGGGCTCCTGATCGTGATCCTCAGTTTCCGGGTCGTGCGCGGACGCGAAAGCAAGAACATCCTGGTTGGCGACGGCGGCGATCAGGAGATGATGCTGCGCATCCGGTGTCATGGAAACCTGATCGAAAACGCGCCCATTGCGATTATTCTGATCGGCTTCGTCGAGGTGCAGGACTGGACATCCTGGGTCGTTCATTTGCTGGGTGCGGGCTTCTTCATCGCGCGCCTGCTTCACGCGCATGGCCTGGGCACCGGGACTATGCCTACCCGTGTCGCGGGCACCGTGGGCACCTGGGCGACCATCGCGGGCGCGAGCATCCTGATCCTTTACGATTACGCCGTCGCCTATATGTCATAA
- the parE gene encoding DNA topoisomerase IV subunit B: MADLFDKTPARGKGARKKPAQKRPGAVRGAGGSGGSGQKSGYSARDIEVLEGLEPVRRRPGMYIGGTDERALHHLAAEVLDNAMDEAVAGHASWISVSLDADGSVSVQDNGRGIPVDPHPRDKKKSAVEVILTTLHSGAKFDNKVYNTSGGLHGVGVSVVNALSDRLRVEVARDRTLWRQDYARGKPKGKLAKLGPAKNRRGTLITFHPDPNIFGAGTAFKPARLYAMARAKAYLFSGVEIRWQVDRKFLVRGEETPEKDTLHFPGGLGDYLATLAGDRGTVTEQPFCDDAQLAEGAGHVEWAITWPLDEEGSLHSFCNTVPTPDGGSHESGLRSGLMRGLKRFGVLTKNRKAAQITADDVADGAEIVLSLFIRDPLFQGQTKERLAMPDAQKLIESTVGDHFEHWLSDNRRDANDLLEHIIRRAEARRARRETKDLARKTATRKVRLPGKLADCSSGSRAGTEIFLVEGDSAGGSAKQARRRETQAILPLRGKILNVASATKEKQKANQEIQDLLLALGCGTGDNYREDNLRYDRVVIMTDADVDGAHIASLLMTFFYQEMPQLILDGHLYLAMPPLYRLSRGGVVAYAHDDRQLEKLMKTTFKGAGKVEVSRFKGLGEMAASQLKETTMDPANRNLIRVCLPDKGQKGESAAFKETVRIVESLMGRKPELRLRYLQDHALSVEELDI, translated from the coding sequence ATGGCTGATCTTTTCGATAAAACCCCGGCGCGAGGCAAGGGCGCCCGAAAAAAACCCGCGCAGAAGCGGCCTGGCGCCGTCCGCGGGGCCGGCGGCTCTGGCGGTTCCGGGCAGAAATCGGGCTATTCCGCCCGCGATATCGAGGTGCTGGAGGGGCTCGAGCCGGTCCGGCGCCGGCCCGGCATGTATATCGGCGGAACGGACGAGCGCGCCCTGCATCACCTGGCGGCGGAGGTGCTGGACAACGCCATGGATGAGGCCGTGGCCGGACACGCGTCCTGGATCTCCGTCTCGCTCGACGCCGACGGCTCGGTCTCGGTGCAGGATAACGGACGCGGCATTCCCGTGGACCCCCATCCCAGGGACAAGAAGAAATCGGCCGTCGAAGTCATCCTGACGACGCTGCATTCCGGCGCCAAGTTCGACAACAAGGTCTACAATACTTCAGGCGGGCTGCATGGCGTCGGCGTTTCCGTGGTCAACGCGCTCTCCGACCGGCTCAGGGTCGAGGTCGCCCGCGACCGGACACTCTGGCGCCAGGACTACGCCCGCGGCAAGCCAAAGGGAAAACTTGCAAAGCTCGGCCCCGCCAAGAACCGGCGCGGCACCCTGATCACATTTCATCCCGATCCCAATATCTTCGGCGCCGGCACGGCATTCAAGCCGGCGCGGCTCTATGCCATGGCCCGGGCCAAGGCCTATCTTTTCAGCGGTGTCGAAATCCGCTGGCAGGTCGATCGCAAATTTCTCGTCCGAGGCGAGGAGACGCCCGAGAAGGACACACTCCATTTCCCGGGCGGGCTCGGCGACTATCTCGCGACGCTGGCCGGCGATCGCGGGACCGTCACGGAACAGCCCTTTTGCGATGATGCGCAGCTCGCCGAAGGGGCCGGCCACGTCGAATGGGCGATTACCTGGCCACTGGACGAGGAAGGCAGCCTGCACAGCTTCTGCAATACCGTCCCCACTCCGGACGGGGGCAGCCATGAATCGGGCCTGCGCTCGGGCCTGATGCGCGGACTCAAGCGCTTTGGCGTTCTGACCAAAAACCGGAAGGCGGCGCAGATTACGGCGGACGACGTGGCCGACGGGGCGGAAATCGTCCTGTCCCTTTTCATTCGTGATCCGCTTTTCCAGGGGCAGACGAAGGAACGCCTCGCGATGCCCGACGCGCAGAAGCTGATCGAGTCGACAGTAGGCGATCACTTCGAACACTGGCTTTCGGACAACCGGCGCGACGCCAACGACCTTCTTGAACATATCATCCGCCGGGCCGAAGCGCGCCGCGCGCGCCGGGAGACCAAGGACCTTGCCCGCAAGACGGCGACCCGCAAGGTCCGGCTGCCCGGCAAGCTCGCCGATTGTTCGAGCGGTTCGCGCGCGGGCACGGAGATTTTTCTCGTCGAAGGCGATTCGGCCGGCGGCTCCGCCAAACAGGCCCGCCGCCGTGAAACTCAGGCCATCCTGCCCTTGCGCGGCAAGATCCTCAATGTCGCCAGCGCCACGAAGGAGAAGCAGAAAGCCAATCAGGAGATCCAGGACCTGCTTCTCGCGCTCGGCTGCGGGACGGGAGACAATTACCGCGAAGACAACCTGCGCTACGACCGCGTGGTCATCATGACGGACGCTGACGTGGACGGCGCTCACATCGCCTCTCTGCTGATGACGTTTTTTTATCAGGAAATGCCGCAGCTAATCCTCGACGGCCATCTCTACCTCGCCATGCCGCCGCTCTATCGGCTGTCGCGCGGCGGCGTCGTGGCTTACGCCCATGACGACCGGCAACTGGAAAAACTGATGAAGACCACCTTCAAGGGGGCCGGAAAGGTGGAGGTCAGCCGCTTCAAGGGCCTGGGCGAGATGGCGGCCAGCCAGCTCAAGGAAACCACCATGGACCCGGCGAACCGGAATCTGATCCGCGTGTGCCTGCCTGACAAGGGGCAGAAGGGAGAGTCGGCCGCCTTCAAGGAGACCGTGCGGATCGTGGAGTCCCTGATGGGCCGCAAGCCCGAGTTACGGCTCAGATATCTTCAGGACCACGCTCTCTCGGTCGAGGAACTCGATATCTGA
- a CDS encoding acyl-CoA thioesterase, translating into MNDSDGQLPHPAIRVAAMPSDANPSGDIFGGWILGQMDIAGGIIAALKAKGRVVTVGVEAMSFHLPVFIGDLVSCYGDVERIGRTSISIRVETWVRRREGGERVKVTEGVFTYVALDSRRKPRLIKADDD; encoded by the coding sequence ATGAACGATTCGGACGGTCAATTACCTCATCCGGCTATCCGCGTGGCGGCGATGCCGTCGGATGCCAACCCTTCGGGGGATATTTTCGGTGGCTGGATTCTCGGCCAGATGGATATCGCCGGCGGTATCATCGCCGCCCTCAAGGCGAAGGGGCGGGTCGTGACCGTCGGTGTCGAGGCCATGAGCTTCCACCTGCCGGTCTTTATCGGCGATCTGGTCAGTTGCTATGGCGATGTCGAGAGGATCGGGCGTACCTCGATTTCGATCCGGGTGGAAACCTGGGTGCGCCGGCGAGAGGGCGGCGAGCGGGTCAAGGTTACCGAAGGGGTTTTCACTTATGTCGCCCTGGACAGCCGTCGCAAGCCCAGGTTGATCAAGGCCGATGACGACTGA
- a CDS encoding DUF2182 domain-containing protein: MTTDPASRPVGFAERMLRDDRLVALGGVALISLLSWGYLLAGAGMTMPLERVTWTPGYALVMFVMWWVMMIAMMVPGATPMILMFATINRHRREGGGKAINVAFFLSGYALAWGAFSLMATAVQYAFDRSGLLSPMMATTDLLFGAAILAIAGVWQLTPLKEVCLRHCRSPMAFITNSWREGRLGALAMGVHHGAYCLGCCWFLMGLLFVGGIMNLYWIAGLAIFVLLEKIVPMGEALARLTGWMLVAWAVGLVVLTAT; encoded by the coding sequence ATGACGACTGATCCCGCCTCGCGCCCCGTCGGGTTCGCGGAAAGAATGCTGCGCGACGACCGTCTCGTCGCGCTTGGTGGCGTCGCGCTCATCAGCCTGCTGTCCTGGGGCTACCTCTTGGCCGGCGCGGGCATGACCATGCCGCTCGAGCGGGTGACCTGGACCCCGGGCTATGCGCTGGTGATGTTCGTCATGTGGTGGGTGATGATGATCGCAATGATGGTTCCGGGCGCCACACCCATGATCCTTATGTTTGCCACGATCAACCGCCATCGGCGCGAGGGTGGTGGCAAGGCCATCAATGTGGCCTTCTTTCTGTCCGGCTATGCCCTGGCCTGGGGTGCTTTCAGCCTGATGGCGACGGCGGTGCAATACGCGTTCGACCGGTCCGGGCTTCTGTCCCCGATGATGGCCACGACGGATCTCCTCTTTGGCGCCGCCATTCTGGCGATTGCCGGGGTCTGGCAGCTCACGCCGCTCAAGGAGGTCTGTCTGCGCCACTGCCGCTCACCCATGGCTTTCATCACCAACAGCTGGCGTGAAGGCCGGCTCGGGGCGCTGGCGATGGGCGTGCATCACGGCGCCTATTGCCTGGGCTGTTGCTGGTTTCTGATGGGACTGCTTTTCGTGGGCGGCATCATGAATCTCTACTGGATCGCGGGGCTGGCGATCTTTGTTCTGCTGGAAAAAATTGTCCCGATGGGCGAGGCGCTGGCCCGCCTGACCGGATGGATGCTTGTCGCCTGGGCAGTTGGCCTCGTCGTACTGACGGCGACGTGA